The following proteins are encoded in a genomic region of Phaeodactylum tricornutum CCAP 1055/1 chromosome 1, whole genome shotgun sequence:
- a CDS encoding predicted protein: MCDTVQNDLLENTEFLSNHTCLLVPRRENGSHANIAFYRSGTQTNRHGTAPRRKSPPTTAFLPLAHKFAQHDRNAPLHPFPVPISLLPKPPFPPFGSMKLLSIVALLATLTIGWAANDCEVCVKVMEDVRATIPKADASKKPAIEAALGAYCARDTLSARERKICYYIDPIKRDVAQPFSLGMTALKTCQRINQSNPEICTVKFPVKTEKMETKDINKLRVKQLKQILADRGVECKGCVEKEEFVKRVQETEHMASDEF; this comes from the exons ATGTGCGACACCGTGCAGAATGATTTGTTGGAGAATACGGAATTCTTATCCAATCATACTTGTCTGCTTGTTCCCAGAC GGGAAAACGGCAGTCACGCCAACATTGCGTTCTACCGGTCGGGAACACAAACCAATCGGCACGGCACGGCACCCCGACGCAAGTCACCACCCACCACCGCGTTCCTTCCTCTCGCCCACAAGTTTGCCCAGCACGACAGAAACGCACCGTTACACCCGTTTCCCGTTCCAATCTCTCTCCTCCCAAAACCTCCTTTTCCACCATTCGGTAGCATGAAGCTCCTTTCCATTGTTGCCTTATTGGCGACTCTGACCATCGGCTGGGCcgccaatgactgtgaag TGTGCGTCAAGGTCATGGAGGACGTGCGCGCCACGATTCCCAAAGCCGACGCCAGCAAAAAGCCGGCCATTGAAGCGGCACTCGGTGCCTACTGCGCCCGGGATACCTTGTCCGCGCGCGAACGCAAAATTTGTTACTACATTGACCCCATCAAAAGGGACGTGGCGCAGCCTTTCTCCCTCGGCATGACGGCACTGAAAACCTGCCAACGCATCAACCAATCAAATCCAGAAATATGCACCGTCAAGTTCCCCGTTAAAACGGAAAAAATGGAAACCAAAGATATCAACAAACTGCGGGTCAAGCAATTGAAACAAATCTTGGCCGATAGGGGTGTCGAGTGTAAAGGATGCgtcgaaaaggaagaattCGTCAAGCGGGTGCAAGAAACGGAACATATGGCGTCCGATGAATTCTAG